The genomic DNA GCGCAGTTAGGACAACATTGCAAGCGATGTTCAAGCACATcgatgaaaaaggaaagaccGAAACTAATGCTGCATGCAATGactttggtgatggtaatcctgatagtgttgaaagaaaagcatgtaatcatatcacagcaggaTTACAACACATTAAGGAAATTAGTGTTACTGCCGGCCAGCCTAATGGTCAAGACAACCCACTGCTCGCTCGAGCAGTgggttgtattgctcttaacatgtacgctgatAAAATAATCGAATTGACGAAGAAAAGTTGTCCCATtgataaggaaagaataaaagaaatgttcaATAAATGGAATAGTGAAAGTAAAAATTCGTGTCAGAATAGTGCTAATAATAATGATTGTTTTCAATGCAAGAGGGAAGAATCTTATAACGGTTGCCAGCTGAGCGTCGGTGACGCTCTGCTGGCAACatcacaaaatgaaaattgcaATACTAATGCAAAAGACGCAGTTAAAGTcaaagaacaaatgaacaaattcctCAACGAATCCAACGACCCACCCCATTCCATCcccaaagtgaaggaaacattatccaccataaataaaatggacgacaatttctgtactcaacttcagtgcgcagcaaaaaaatactacGTAAAAAGAAACCATGGTGCAAAAAGCAGCGATGTGTCTTGGGTAAGGAAACCAACATCAataacaactacatatatacatatatatacacatatatatatatgtacatgtatgtatatatatatatgtatatatgtatatatgtatgtacatgtatatatgtatatgtatatgtatatgtatatatatatgtatatgtatatgtatatatgtatatgtatatgtatatgtatatgtatatgtatatgtatatatatatgtatatatgtatatgtatatgtatatgtatatgtatatgtatatgtatatgtatatgtatatgtatatatatatgtatatatgtatatgtatacatatacatctttttttttcttactttcttctgttttatGTTTAGAATGCCTTGAGCGATGAGATCGGAAGGGAATTAACAGCACTTTTAATTAATATGAACGACCCTAAAAAGCAGTCGGCTGCTGCCCAATACTGCAATGACGCCAACGTCGCATGGAATACTAAGGGCCATACAGAAAGgcgaacaaataaagcagcttgtttgcattttgctgcaggattaaagcacatttatggccGTCCCAACGGCCAAAAGAAGGGCCAGTTtaatggcccatcgtttggacaaacaatgggttgtttatttcttaaagaatatgcaaaacaattaaaagaaatggcaaatgtgaagaaaaggggaaatagttgggtacatcctctttgtagCATAGAGGAAGGTATAACATATGCTTTTGGTAAGAGTGATGCCATTATGAAGAATGTATTAACTCAATGCAACAATGGTCCTAATGgtatttcttgttttgtgtgcacacaaaacgaaAACGATTATAAAGATTGCTCCATTGGCACAGAAGAAGTAAAGCCCAAAGTGGAATCATTGATCAAAGACGAACCAAACAAAGAccatatggaaaaaacattagagaatacagtctgtcccatccttattacggatctccttaccccttttcttcctttggctcctgtctctattggcctttctcctatggcttattacctttggaaggtaagattaataaaaaaaaaaaaaaaaattttaatgattaaaatgaaaatttttttaatggttaaaaaaaaaaaaaaaaattaattaaaaaaaaaaattttttaatgattaaaaaaaaaaaaaaaattttaatggacaaaattaattgttaaaaggaaaagaaaattttttttaatggttaaaaggaaaaaaaaattttttaaatggttaaaaaaaaaaaaaataaaataaaataaatgtgtaaaaataatatttcacaattttcttagcaaaaatatcctctcattttttttttttttttttttttttttttgttagtattttggtcctcttggtaaaggaggagcacgtttccgaagatctcctggtgaaattcctggtccatcagtacaggaacaagtcctcgatcatgtggaagaagctggtccacatgaatatcgattggtgaaggaacgaaaaccccGTTCTGTTCCAacaagaacgaaacgttccggtcgcgtgaatcgtcgcacgattattgaaattcattttgaagtgttggacgaatgtcaaaaaggagacacacaattgaaccagaaggattttatggaacttttggttcaagagttcatgggatccgaatttatggaagaagaagaacaggttcctaaggaggaggttcttatggaagatGTTCCTTTGGAACGTGTTTCtattgaagaggttccaatggaacgtgttccaagtttaggttccgggttaatggtttagggttcatggtctcaggttcacagtttagggttcacagtttagggttcacagtttagggttcacagtttagggtttatggtctgaggttcacggttcagggtttattgtttaagatgaagtatattggtttcacaccttttgtcctttttttttttttttttttcctttttatattttcttgaaagaaaaaaaagaaaaaaatatatattctttcttccaaattttattcttattttgtttgcaaaaaatttttctttttttttttctttggtgaaagaacaccttttgtttattgaaaaaaaaaaaaaaaaaacattcctcttttttttttaagaacaaactttttttttttttttttcgcttgcgaaaaatatttcttattttttctttttctgtttgcgaaaaatattttttctttcttttttctttttctgtttgcgaaaaatatatttttttttttttttccgtttgcgaaaaatattttttcttttttttttttttttttttatttttttttgcggaaagcagGACAATAAACGTTCGCCCATAATGTGATGTGTCCGGTCCGCGAacacatagaaaaaaaaaaaaaaaaaagaaaaaaggacggtggatgatgaaatatattacagttgcaaaaggtcgcaaatataaaggaaaagcacACACTTATCccgcagaaggaaaaattgtgtatacatacgtgttggcacaaacaactttatcgaagtacacatacactttacaccaAAAATTTATACAGAATAACGAGAATATGCGGAAATGGCTGGATTTagcgttccgggttaaaagtaaagttcgttacgggttaaaagtaaagttcgttacgggttaaaagtaaagttggttccgggttaaaagtaaagttggttccgggttaaaggtaaaagttggttacgggttaaaagtaaagttggttacgggttaaaagtaaagttggtttcgggttaaaagtaaagttggttccgggttaagggtaaaagtaggttccgggttaagcgtaaaagttggttccgggttaagcgtaaaagtgggttcccggttaaagtaaaagtgggttccgggttaaggataaaagtgggttccgggttaagggtaaagtgggttccgggttaagggtaaagtgggttccgggttaagggtaaaagtgggttccgggttaaggataaaaatgggttccgggttaagggtaaaagtgggttccgggttaagggtaaaagtgggttccgggttaagggtaaaagtgggttccgggttaaaagtaaagttggcttcgggttaaggttaaaagtgggttccgggttaagggtaaaagtgggttccgggttaagggtaaaagtgggttccgggttaagggtaaaagtgggttccgggttaaggataaggtaggttccgggttaaaggtaaaagtaggttcccggttaaggataaaagtgtgttccgggttaaggattaaagtgggttccaggttaagtGTAAGATTGTTcctgggttaaggatgacgtagattccgggttgaaggtaaggtaggttccgggttgaAGGCAAGGTAGGTTCctggttaagagtaaagttcGTTCctggttaagagtaaagttagttccgggttaaggataaaagtgggttccgggttaaggataaaagttctTTCCacgttaaggataaaagtaggttccgggttaagggtaaatgTGGGTtttgggttaaggataaaagtgggttctgggttaagggtaaaagtgggttccgggttaaaagtaaagttggttccgggttaaatgtgaagttagttccgggttaagggtaaagttaGTTCTGtcttaaggataaggtaggttccgggttaagggtaaagtaggttccggtttaaggataaggtaggttccgggttaaaggtaaaagtaggttcccggttaaggataaaagtgtgttccgggttaaggattaaagtgggttccaggttaagtGTAAGATTGTTcctgggttaaggatgacgtagattccgggttgaaggtaaggtaggttccgggttgaaggtaaagtaggttccgggttaaagataaggtaggttccgggttaagcataagataGGTTCctggttaaaaataaggtaggttacgggttaagggtaaaagtgggttccgggttaaggtaaaagtgggttccgggttaaaggtaaaagtgggttccgggttaaaggtaaaagtgggttccgggttaaggataaaagtgggttccgggttaaaggtaaaagtgggttccgggttaaggattaaagtgggttccgggttaagggtaaaatgggttccgggttaaaagtaaaatgggttccgggttaaaagtaaaatgggttccgggttaaaagtaaaatgggttccgggttaaaagtaaaatgggttccgggttaaaagtaaagtgtttttttggttaaaagtaaagtgggttctgggttaggggtaaagtaggttccgggttaaaaataaggtaggttccgggttaaggataaggtgggttccgggttaaggataaggtgggttccgggttaaggataaggtgggttccgggttaaggataaggtgggttccgggttaaggataaggtgggttccgggttaaggtgaatgtaagatcagggtttggggttatggtgatagtaggatcaaAGTGTGGGGTTATGGTGATATAAGGATCAGGGGTTggggttatggtgatagtaggatcaaAGTGTGGGGTTATGGTGATATAAGGATCAGGGGTTggggttatggtgatagtaggatcaaAGTGTGGGGTTATGGTGATATAAGGATCAGGGGTTggggttatggtgatagtaggataagggttcaggattaAGGTGAAAATAGGATCAAGGTTTATGGTTAGGGTGAATGTAGAATCATGATTTAGGTTTCAGGTGAATGTATgatgagggtttagggttatggtgatagtaggatcaaggtttaggtttatgctgatagtaggatcaaggtttaggtttatggtgatagtaggatcagggtttatggttatGGTGAATgtaggatcagggtttagtgttaagGTAAAGTTAggattagggttcaggtttaatgtttgtagagtataggtttaggggtttatgtttcacggtttagtcttcacatttcagggttttagggttcagggtttagggtatactccgaacaaaatttattcatcccATATGTGTAACGTTAAGAAGGtcgggaaagaaaaaattcaaccctTATGTCATGcgaaatataaaagaaatctcccatttcaaaaaattaaatcatgaattcttcttttttttttttttgtgtgtgtatgtaattttttagcatgaatatcatcacatttgtgtaattgttttagtaacatcatataatgattattgtatagacatggtttccatgattatatggaaccattatatttttttttttacacgaaaaatattatgaatacaatgtatatttttttttttttctctcattatttgtttttttttcttttttttctaataaagttctaattatatgaatgttttagcgttcttccacatttttttttgcgcggaaatcgtaatatagtgttAGCGCGCTGATgtcccatacattttttttacgagaacaatatataacacctattggggCAACTTTACACAAGAgtgcaaacaaaaaaaaaaatttaagtgaaaaagaagaaaaaaaatgaaagaaaaaaaaaaaaaaagagggaaagaaaaggaatgaaaaggtttAGGATTCCGAGTTCAAAGTTTCCATGTTTTAAGgtgtaagaacaacaatatatggcctggtatttagatgtattacgggaagattcttttttttttttttttttttcaagaaaaaatatttttcgtaaacggaaaaaaaaaagaatgtgtgttcttaaaaaaaaaaagaagaatgtttttttttttttttttttttctataaacaaaaggtgtcctttcaccagaaagaaagcaaaaaaaggaataaaaaattaagaaataacatgaatattcaaaCTCCTTATTATGTCTGTATATCAAATAATTAGAAAAGGACAtaaaggggtatgaaaccaatatttcttcttcccaaaataatttacattccaaacatatatatttttcccttatcacgACACTCAGTCAAAATTATTTGTGTGTGTCTGCCtgttctttttaataaaatgatataaatataacacattatcaatgaaggttttcattcatttcgcACTCCTCAAAAGAATGTCTTCATTCTCAGAGAGTGAAACATTTAATTTATATCTTTAACCTTAAACAAtaaatcctaaactgtgaaccctaaaccctaaaccgtgaatcctaaactgtgaaccctaaactgtaaaccctaaactgttaaccctaaactgtgaaccctaaactgttaaccctaaactgtgaaccctaaactgtgaaccctaaaccctaaagcctaaacccttgaaaaccctaaaccctaaacccttgaaaaccctaaaccctaaacccttgaaaaccctaaaccctaaaccctaaaacctaatccccaaaacctaaaccctaaactgtgaaccctaaacactgaaccttaaaccattaacccggaacctaaacttggaacacgttccattggaacattttccataggaactcgttccaaaggaacaccttccataagaacctcttccttaggaacctgttcttcttccattaattccgatcccatgaactcttgaaccaaaagttccagaaaatccttctgattcaattgtgtgtcccctttttgacattcatccaacacttcaaaatgaatttcaataatcgtgcggcgattcacaccaccagaacgtttcgtccTCGTTGGAActgaacgaggttttcgttccttcaccaatcgatattcatgtggacctgcttcttgctgcacatgatcgtagacttgttcctgtactgatgaaccaggaatttcagtaggagatcttctaaaacgtgctcctcctttaccaagaggaccaaaatactgcaaaaataaaaaaaaaaaaaaaagagtgagaggatatttttgctaagaagattgtgaaatattatttttacacatttattttattttatttttttttttcttttttttttaatttttttttttccctttaatcattaaaaaaaaattttcttttccttttaaccattaaaaaaaattttttttccttttaaccataaaaaaaaattttttttttccttttaatcattaaaaattttttttttttaactattaagaaaaatttttttccttttaataattaattttgtccaataaaatttttttttcttttttttttttaaccattaaaaatttttttttccttttaacaatttattttgtccaataatatatatatatatttttttttatcttaccttccaaaggtaataagccatagcagaaagaccaatagagacaggagccaaaggaagaaaaggggtaaggagatccgtaagaaggatgggacagactgtattctctaaggTTTGTTGCATTGAGTCGCCCTTCGTTTCGAGCAATGGTTTAACTTGCTCCTGTACTTCGTcattgccaattttgcaattatcATAATCTTGGTCaattttgcattcaaaacaagaaatacCATTAGGACCCTCTCTACATTCAGATAATACACTCTTCATAATTTCACCACTTTTACCAAAAGCATATTCTATGCCCttatctatgtcacaaagaggatgtacccaactatttccccttttctttatttttgccatttcttttaattgttttacATATTCcttaataaataaacaacccatcgtttgttcaaacgatgggtcctTAACAGGGCCCATCGTGTGGCCGCTACCGCGGCCATTAACCTGGCCCTTCTTTCGGtcataaatgtgctttaatcctgaagcaaaaagtaaacaagctgctttatttgttcgcCTTTCTTTATGGCCCTTATTACTCCATGTGGGGTTGTCTTTGCAGAGGTTGACAACGTACGATTCAGTCTGACCCTTCGTCATTTGTTCTAGAAGTTGCTTTAATGCATCCTTGGCATCACCTTCGATGTCGctctgatcataaaagaagaaagaaagagaaaaaaaaatatatatgtatatgtatacacatatgtatacacatatgtgtatacatatatatatacatatatacatacatatacatatatacatatatatatgcataatacatatatacatacatatacatatatatacatatatacagatatacatacatatatatatacatgtatacatacatatgtgtccatatgcatatacatatacgtatgtacatatgtctatatatgtatatacatatacatatacgtatatatatgtatataaacatatatatatgtatatatacatatatgttgtcGATATTATTGATATGGATTCGCTTACCCAAGATGGTTTCCCTTTTGGAAGTGTTGGTCCATTTTTGGTTCTGTAGTGTTGTTTGATAgcacattggacttgagtacagaaattttctattttatttacttgTTCTAGTGCTTCTTTCACCCTGGTTTCACCTTTGTTCTGTTCGAGGAGTGtgtccatatttttctttatttcgtcagagccaattttgcaagtgtgaaatttattttctctgtTGCAAATAAAACAAGAACTAGTACCACTACCAGTTTTGCACGAATTTGCTCCACTCTTAGTGgcattactattattattatcgaAAGCGTATTTTATTGCCTGATccaatttttcattatctaAAGGACATTGATCTGTTGATTTGTttattaattgatcagcataaagattaagtgctgcacAAGCCATGGTTCGTTTAAGTGGTCCATCACCCTTTTGTTGGTCGTCATTAATTttagaaatgtgttttaaacctaaagcaaaaagcttacaagcttttttcTTAGCAGTTATTTCTCCTGGTGTGTCGTCTTTCGAACCGACGTTGTCGCAGTGTGCGGCAACGTCTTTCCACTTATCAACATCCGTAATATGTTCTAGAAGTTTCTTTAATTGCTCATCAACGACACCACTTATTTCATCCTaaatataaaacaaaagaaggaaagaaataaaaaaaaaatatatatgtatatgtatacacatatgtatacacatatgtgtatacacatatatatatacatatatacatatacatatatgtacacatatatacatatatacatatatacatatatatatatatacataaatacatatatatagatatatacatacgtatatacatttacatatatatatacatatatatatatacatatatacatatatatgtacatagatacatatacatatatgtataagtatatatgttattTCTATGTCCAAAGCGATGCACAATACTTACCCATGATAGCGTCGTTTTGGGCTGTCCACCATTCTGCATTTTTGCgtattgttttgctgcacattgCATTTTACTACAGAAAgagtccattttatttatggtgGATAAGGTGGACTTCACTGGGAAGATGGATTTGGATTGATCGGTGGAttcgaggagtctttcctctccccccctaaagtagctaaagctaaccccggaaccttactcctaaaccctgaaaccttattcctatacccctgaaaccttactcctatacccttaaaaccttactcttatacccttaccaccttattctaacaccctcaccaccttattctaacacccttatcaccttattctaacacaccaacaaccttattctaacacccttaccaccttattctaacacccttatcaccttattctaacacccttatcaccttattctaacacccctaaaaccttattccaacccctttacaacctttattctaatacccctacaatcttattctaacacccttaccaccttattctaacacccttaccaccttattctgacacccttaccaccttattctaacaccccaacaaccttattctaacgtCCTTagcaccttattctaacacctttaccaccttattctaacaccccaaacaacatcat from Plasmodium knowlesi strain H genome assembly, contig: PKNH_00_1, whole genome shotgun sequence includes the following:
- a CDS encoding SICAvar, type I (fragment), which gives rise to MFKHIDEKGKTETNAACNDFGDGNPDSVERKACNHITAGLQHIKEISVTAGQPNGQDNPLLARAVGCIALNMYADKIIELTKKSCPIDKERIKEMFNKWNSESKNSCQNSANNNDCFQCKREESYNGCQLSVGDALLATSQNENCNTNAKDAVKVKEQMNKFLNESNDPPHSIPKVKETLSTINKMDDNFCTQLQCAAKKYYVKRNHGAKSSDVSWNALSDEIGRELTALLINMNDPKKQSAAAQYCNDANVAWNTKGHTERRTNKAACLHFAAGLKHIYGRPNGQKKGQFNGPSFGQTMGCLFLKEYAKQLKEMANVKKRGNSWVHPLCSIEEGITYAFGKSDAIMKNVLTQCNNGPNGISCFVCTQNENDYKDCSIGTEEVKPKVESLIKDEPNKDHMEKTLENTVCPILITDLLTPFLPLAPVSIGLSPMAYYLWKYFGPLGKGGARFRRSPGEIPGPSVQEQVLDHVEEAGPHEYRLVKERKPRSVPTRTKRSGRVNRRTIIEIHFEVLDECQKGDTQLNQKDFMELLVQEFMGSEFMEEEEQVPKEEVLMEDVPLERVSIEEVPMERVPSLGSGLMV